The window GGTAGGCCTCCAGGGCCTGGGGCTTGTAGTTGAGCCGCTCCAAGGCCACCCCGAGGTAGTAGAGGGCCGTTCCCTGGGAGAGGCCGGGACGCTGCGGCAGCTCCGCCTTGGCCTTGGACAAGTACTCGTGGGCGGCGGCAAAGTCCTGGAAATGCATGGCGCAAAGGCCCAGGTTGAGCCGCGCGAATGCGGCCTCCTCCGTCCCCGGGTAACCTTCCACCACCTGCCGCAGGTCCATCATTACTTTGTTGTACAGAAGGTTGGGATCGAAGAGGGGGATCTCCTGGGCGGTCTGGTCCAGGGTCAGGTCCGCGGTGTGCGTGCCGCCCGCTCCCCTCAGTTGGAGCGAGAGTTTCTCTTTTGGCTTCTTCTGCTCCAGCAGGGCCAGAAGGTCGGCCGTACGCTTCACAGGCTTGCCCTCCGCCGCGTAGACCACCTCCCCCACCTGCACGCCCGCCCGGGCGGCCGGGCCCCCGGGCACGACGCGCAGGATGGGCACGCCCTCGTGCAAGAGCGTGTCGACGGTGATGGCGCCGCTCCAGGGGCGGTAACTGGTGATCCTCTGGTCGACCTTGGCGATGACCCGCGCATAGGAGGCCGACTCCGCAAAGGTGACGTCCAGGGCCTCGGCCTGCGTGTTACCCGCAGCCAAGAAGTGCAGGACGGCGGTACGCTGGAGCCTCTCCTCCGGCAACTCCGCCACCAGAAAGCCCTGGACCTCCAGGGTCGTGGCCAGCCTCTCCGTCACCTTGCGCACGAGGTCAGGGTCGGTACCCCCCGTCACCAGGGCGCGGGGGGTGATCTTCTCCTGCTCGAGGATGCGGTCCACGATCTCGCGGGGGGCGGGAATGAAGTTGAGGGTGGTGATCTTGCCCAAGTTCTCGCGGATCTTCTCGTCGGCGTCGACCAGGTTCCGCTCGCCGGCGGAGCTGTCGGCCACCACGCCCAGAAAGGCGAGGGTGGGGCGGATCGGGCAGTCCAGGCTGACCGCCTCATCCTTGCCGAGCACGATCTCCTTGACGAACTTCCCGGAGGCGTGCTTGACCTCGATCCGGCGCCGACCCGAGCAGACGCCCTCCAGCTCCGCCGGGGTCACGCCCTTGGCCTCGCCGTCCAGGAAGATCTTGGCCCCCGGGGGGTCCGAGGTCAGGCGCAGCGAGGCCAGCGACTCCTCCATGCGCACGGGTTCCGCGTCGTAGTCCTGGGCCAAGGGCGTGTCGAGGGTGCGGCGCACCGTCTCGTGGCAGCGCTTCCGAAGCTCGATGCTGTGGTTTCCCAAGGAGAGGTTGCCAACCTCGACGCGGGCGGAGGCCCGCGCGGGGTCCAGGCCCTTGGTCCGGGTCGTTTCTATAAGGTCGGGGGCGAGGGTACCCGCAGTGGTGGCGCGGAGTTCCCCGTCCACCCAGATCTCCACCCCCGCGGGCTCGGTGATGAAGTAGGTGCTGGCTAGGGTTCGGGTCAGCTCGACCTGCAGGGCCTCGGTGGCCCGGGGCCCGATGCCCAGGGTGCGGGTCTCCGTCCGGTAGCCCTCCTTGGCGATTTCCACCGTGTAGTCTCCGGCCAGTACCTCCAGGGGGAAGAAGTCTGTGAGGCCCAGCTCGAGCATGCTCTCGCCGCCCCCCGTCAGCCTTACCTTGGCCCCCGCCGGCTTGGAGGAGACGGCCAAGTAGCCCACCAGCCCCTTCTTCACGGAGGCGAACAGGTCCGCGATCTTGGGCGAGACCTTCTCCCGGCTCAGTGTGTAGGAGGGGTTGATTTGGATGAGGAGTCGGAAGTTCTCGGAGGCTTTCTCCTGCAGGCCGATGTTGAAGTAAGCACGGCCCCGGTACTCGTAGGCCTGGATCAGGATATCCCGGCCCCGGGCGGACAGCGGTCCCTGCCGCCGCAGCCCCTCTAGACGGCCGATGACCTCGTCGAAGAGCACGATGGAGCGGCTCTGCTGGGGCCCGTCGAACTCCACGATGGCCCGCGCCAGCTGGTCCTGAGCGGACTGGATCTCCCTCTGCGTGGCCTCGGGACCGGGGGGGGCAGCCCCGGTCTGGGCCAGCCCCGCCCGGCTGAGGGCGATAAGGGCGAGCGCGATCGCTCCCGGATGTCCGCGTCCCCTCCGTCGCCTCATGGTCTCACCTCGAAAACCGCTGCTTTTAGCGGTAGCGCAGGACCTTCTCCGCCCGCTCGTCCCAGACGAGGACGGCGCCCGTGGGATCCAGGGTTAGGGCCCGCGGCTTCTTAAGTTCCGGCCCCGTGAGGCCGGCCAAGAGCTGGCCCGAGGGGGAAAAGATCTGGACCGCCCCTTCCTCGTCCGCCACGTAGGTGTTCCGGAAAGGATCCACCGCCACGTCCACGGGCCGGCGGAGGCCTGCGGGACCCACCGTGCGCAGGAGCCGGCCGGTCTCGTCGAAGACGCGGATCGTCTTTTCCTCGCGGTCGAGAAGGACGATGCCCCCCTCCCCGTCCACGAACATCCGCGAGACCACGCGCTCTTTCGCGTCCTTCTCTGGGAAGAGGCCCTGGTATTCGAACTTGCCGTTATAACGGTAGACCCTCTTCCGCTTCTCGTCCGAAACGAGAACGCTGCCCCCGGGGGTGATGGTGGCGGCCAGGATCCTGTCGAGCGCCTCCGGAATCCCCGGCTTGTCGGAGGGGATGGCGTAGGACTTCAGGTCTTTGGGCCCGATGCGCACGGCCAGTCGAGCGGCCACGACGATCTCTCCGCGCGGAGAGAGGGAGAGGCTGCGCAGGTCCTCTCCGGGGAGGCCAGGGCCCGCCTTGCCTCCGGGGTCGATGGGCACGGCGGTTTTTGTCTTGTCGGACGCAATCCAGAGGGTGCCCGTGGGCGTCATGAGGACGGCCCGCACGTCCTTCAGGAGGTCGCCCGAGCCCACCGCGTAGCCGGCGTCCACCGTGAACGCGGGCTTGGCGAAGCCGTAGAGGCGATAGAGAGCGGTGATGCGCTCCAGCGCCCGGGGCGCCCACTCGCTCTCGGGAAAACGATTACGGACCTGCTGGAACTCCTCCATGGCCGAGAGGGCATCGCCCTTCAGGGCCAGGCAGTGTCCGACCTGGAACTGGGCCGCGGCCGCGGCCTCGCTGCTCGGGTATTCGAGGGAGACCCGGCGGCTCACGTCGACCGCCTCCGACAGCCGACCCGCCTTGCGGTGAACGAGTCCCGAGGCGTAGAGGGCGCGCGAGACCCACTCCGTGCTCCGAGGGTAGAGGTTCTGCACGCGCGTGAACTGGGCGAGGGCGTCGTCCAGCTCCGCGGCGCTAGCGGCGCGGCTCATGGTCAGGTGCCCGAGCCAGTAGTAGGCACCAGGGGCGGCGTCGCTCTGGGGAAACTGCTTTGCGACCTGGTCGAATGAGGTGCGCGCCTTGTCGGGGTCTCCTTCCACCTCTAATCGATAGCGGCCGATCTCCAGCAGGGCCTGGCCCACGGCCTCGGCGCGGGGGAAGCTGTTGACGATGATGTTGAAGTTGTCCAGGGCCTGCTTGAGCTTGCCCTGGGCCCAGTAGGCCCGGCCGTCCTCCAGCAGACGCCGCGCCTGCTGGTCCGGAGATTCTTGGGGGTGGGCGGGGGCCGGAATTGCCACCAGGGCGACGGCCAGGATCCAGCGCCGGGACAAAGCCTATTCCTTTCGGCCGGTGACGAAAGCGGCCCCGCCAGGGACGACCTCGGCGGTCTCCTGCCTCTTCGTCCCGTCCGCCCACCGGAAAGAGACGGCGTGGACCCCCGCCGCCGCCGCCTTGTCCAGGATGGGGGGGTAGTCCACGAAGGCACCGTCGATGAAGACCTGACAATTGTCGGGGTTGGCGCGGATGCTGATCTTGCCGAGGCCCGGCGCCTCCACCACCGCCTGACCGCCCGCTCCCACCGTCACCGCGACGTCGGTTCGAAGGAAATAAGGACTCGAGACCAGGGTCAGGACCTGCCGGCCCGCGGGCAGCGAGACCCGCGGCGCCACCTGCTCGCGCGCCAGCGGCTTCCCCCGCCAGAGGACGTCCAGGGGGTAGGTCGAGGCCACCGTGACCGTGCCCAGGGGGCCCACGGGCTCCAGCTTCGTCCGCACGTCCGTGGGCACCTGGCCCGGGATGAGACGCACCTCCTGCGGCGCGTAGCCGTCGAGGACGATGTTGAGGCGGTGCTCCAGGCTGGGATCGAAGGGCACATCGATGGGCGTGGTTCCCGCGAGCCTTTGGCCGTCCAGGGCCACAAAGGCGCCCGGGGGATCGCTCATCACGGGCAGGGCGACCGAGGCCGCGGCCAGGGCGACAGAGACGGCCTCCCCCGCGGGCAGCGGCAGCTTCACGGTGCGGACCTCGTCCTTGTGACCCTCCTTGCGGAAGGTCAGGACCAATCGCGGGGGAAGGGGCGGCGAGAGCACCAGCTCCCCGTTGGTCTGCACCCCCGTCTCCTTCCCATCCAGGAGCACCGCGGCCCCCACCGGCTGGGAACGCACGGGGATGTGGACGGCGGCCGACGGCGAACGGCTAGCCACCAAGGCCAAGACCACGGCCGCCGTGACCGCCACCCCCAAGAGGGCTCCCCACAAGAGCCCCCGCCCCTTCCCCCCCGGGGGGGGGACCTCGGCGGGTTGGACGGTGGTGGGGGGGAGCAGAGTCTCGGGCGCGCGGCGAGTAGCCGGCGCGTGAAAGGTGGTATCCAGCTCCGGGAAATCGTCGGGCTCGGGGGCGGGGGGGTGCGCGCGACGCTGGAGGTCACGGTTGGCCGTGCGCAAGGCACGGCGGACTTCCACCGAGTGGGGGCTCTCCTCCTTGAGCTCGCGCAGCCGCCGCAGGCTCTCGTCGACACCGCCTTCCTTCAAGAGGCGGCGCGCCGCCTTCACCGCCTCCTGGGCGTCGCCGGAGCGAGGCACCCCTCGCAGCGTGCGCGAGTAAGACTCCAAGACGTCGGCCAGATCGTCGGCCAGGCCGCCCGCCGAGGGGTAGCGCCGGTCGGGGTCCTTGGCCAGAGCGCGGTCCAGGACCTCCTGCAGGCGGGGGGTCAGCCCCCCGATCTCCGTGTTCAGAGGAGGCGGAGGATCGTGCACGATCTTGTAAAGCACCTCCGTGGCCCCCTCCCCCGTGAAGGGTCGCCGGCCGGCCAGGAGCTCGTAGAGGATCACCCCCAGCGAGAAGACGTCGCTGCGACCATCCAAGGGCTTGCCGCGTACCTGCTCGGGGCTCATGTAATGGACGGTACCCACCATCATCCCCGCCTTGGTGAGCTGGGTCCCCCCCAGCTTGGCGATCCCGAAGTCCATGATCTTGGCGGTGCCGTCGTCGAGAAGCCGGATGTTGCTGGGCTTGATGTCGCGGTGGATGATCCGGTGCTCGTGGGCGTAGGCCAGCCCCCGGCAGACCTGGATCACGATATTCAGCTGCTCCGGCAGGAGCAGGGTCTCCCCCGAGCGCAGAAGGGCCTCGAGGTCGACCCCGGGCAGGAGCTCCATGGCGATGAAGGACATCCCGCGGTCCGCGCCCAGCTCGAAGACGGTCACGATGTTGGGATGCTGTAGCTTGGCCGCGGCCTTGGCCTCGACCTCGAAGCGCTTCCGGCTCTCCTCGTCGAGGGACCCCTCTAGGGTCAGGGTCTTGACCGCCACCTCGCGCTCCAGGGTCTCGTCCAGGCACCGGTAGACCATCCCCATGCCCCCCCGGCCGATGCGGCTGATCACCCGGTACCTGCCGATGCGTCGACGCGAGCGCAGCCCCGCCTGGTCTGGGAGCACGGGCTATTCCTGGAACTGCAAGAGGACCACGGTGATGTTGTCCTCACCCCCGTGGGCATTGGCCTCCGCCACGAGGTCCTTGGCCGCCTTCTCGATGTCGCCCCCCGCGCTCCCCAGGATCCGGGCGATGTCGTCGTCGGAGACCATGGTGGTGAGCCCATCCGAGCAGAGGAGCAGGATCTCCCCCGATTTCATCTTCCGGGTCTGCATGTCCACCAGCAGGTCGGCCTTTCCCCCCAGGGCTCGGGTGACCACATTGCGCAGCGGGTGCCCCCGGGCCTGGTCGGCGGAGATGACCCCGCTCTGGATCTGCTCGTTGACCCAGGAGTGGTCGCTCGTGAGTTGGGTGAAGGCTCC of the Vicinamibacteria bacterium genome contains:
- a CDS encoding PEGA domain-containing protein, with the protein product MRRRRGRGHPGAIALALIALSRAGLAQTGAAPPGPEATQREIQSAQDQLARAIVEFDGPQQSRSIVLFDEVIGRLEGLRRQGPLSARGRDILIQAYEYRGRAYFNIGLQEKASENFRLLIQINPSYTLSREKVSPKIADLFASVKKGLVGYLAVSSKPAGAKVRLTGGGESMLELGLTDFFPLEVLAGDYTVEIAKEGYRTETRTLGIGPRATEALQVELTRTLASTYFITEPAGVEIWVDGELRATTAGTLAPDLIETTRTKGLDPARASARVEVGNLSLGNHSIELRKRCHETVRRTLDTPLAQDYDAEPVRMEESLASLRLTSDPPGAKIFLDGEAKGVTPAELEGVCSGRRRIEVKHASGKFVKEIVLGKDEAVSLDCPIRPTLAFLGVVADSSAGERNLVDADEKIRENLGKITTLNFIPAPREIVDRILEQEKITPRALVTGGTDPDLVRKVTERLATTLEVQGFLVAELPEERLQRTAVLHFLAAGNTQAEALDVTFAESASYARVIAKVDQRITSYRPWSGAITVDTLLHEGVPILRVVPGGPAARAGVQVGEVVYAAEGKPVKRTADLLALLEQKKPKEKLSLQLRGAGGTHTADLTLDQTAQEIPLFDPNLLYNKVMMDLRQVVEGYPGTEEAAFARLNLGLCAMHFQDFAAAHEYLSKAKAELPQRPGLSQGTALYYLGVALERLNYKPQALEAYRAAAAFKEATLINNDGPGVASLAARRGGLTGP
- a CDS encoding tetratricopeptide repeat protein gives rise to the protein MSRRWILAVALVAIPAPAHPQESPDQQARRLLEDGRAYWAQGKLKQALDNFNIIVNSFPRAEAVGQALLEIGRYRLEVEGDPDKARTSFDQVAKQFPQSDAAPGAYYWLGHLTMSRAASAAELDDALAQFTRVQNLYPRSTEWVSRALYASGLVHRKAGRLSEAVDVSRRVSLEYPSSEAAAAAQFQVGHCLALKGDALSAMEEFQQVRNRFPESEWAPRALERITALYRLYGFAKPAFTVDAGYAVGSGDLLKDVRAVLMTPTGTLWIASDKTKTAVPIDPGGKAGPGLPGEDLRSLSLSPRGEIVVAARLAVRIGPKDLKSYAIPSDKPGIPEALDRILAATITPGGSVLVSDEKRKRVYRYNGKFEYQGLFPEKDAKERVVSRMFVDGEGGIVLLDREEKTIRVFDETGRLLRTVGPAGLRRPVDVAVDPFRNTYVADEEGAVQIFSPSGQLLAGLTGPELKKPRALTLDPTGAVLVWDERAEKVLRYR
- a CDS encoding serine/threonine-protein kinase produces the protein MLPDQAGLRSRRRIGRYRVISRIGRGGMGMVYRCLDETLEREVAVKTLTLEGSLDEESRKRFEVEAKAAAKLQHPNIVTVFELGADRGMSFIAMELLPGVDLEALLRSGETLLLPEQLNIVIQVCRGLAYAHEHRIIHRDIKPSNIRLLDDGTAKIMDFGIAKLGGTQLTKAGMMVGTVHYMSPEQVRGKPLDGRSDVFSLGVILYELLAGRRPFTGEGATEVLYKIVHDPPPPLNTEIGGLTPRLQEVLDRALAKDPDRRYPSAGGLADDLADVLESYSRTLRGVPRSGDAQEAVKAARRLLKEGGVDESLRRLRELKEESPHSVEVRRALRTANRDLQRRAHPPAPEPDDFPELDTTFHAPATRRAPETLLPPTTVQPAEVPPPGGKGRGLLWGALLGVAVTAAVVLALVASRSPSAAVHIPVRSQPVGAAVLLDGKETGVQTNGELVLSPPLPPRLVLTFRKEGHKDEVRTVKLPLPAGEAVSVALAAASVALPVMSDPPGAFVALDGQRLAGTTPIDVPFDPSLEHRLNIVLDGYAPQEVRLIPGQVPTDVRTKLEPVGPLGTVTVASTYPLDVLWRGKPLAREQVAPRVSLPAGRQVLTLVSSPYFLRTDVAVTVGAGGQAVVEAPGLGKISIRANPDNCQVFIDGAFVDYPPILDKAAAAGVHAVSFRWADGTKRQETAEVVPGGAAFVTGRKE